The following are from one region of the Microbacterium paraoxydans genome:
- a CDS encoding permease → MTAPARTATRPGHTHRRAPSPRSTWIAVGIGAVIVAALFLIDAFLPTLFPASLPTRAQDGLTLALSVLIEALPFVVLGVLLSIVVQVWLPADVIHRWLPRRAWARRAVLSLLGMLIPVCECGNVPFARGLMMRGLAPAEALTFLIAAPIVNPIVILTTHAAFGWDGGILVARLVGGYLIANLIGWIYSRHPSPESLLTQRFVDTCERVTHEPGTPVRRSLTQFLVELRAVMPALVIGSALAGAVQVLIPRDVLLTIGANPVLSIVAMMLLAIVVAICSNVDAFFALSFASTFSSGALVAFLLVGPLVDIKMLALMRTTFTTRTLVGITAVVLASAFAIGIGVNVLA, encoded by the coding sequence GTGACCGCCCCGGCACGAACGGCCACCCGTCCGGGCCACACGCACCGTCGAGCGCCCTCACCGCGCTCGACGTGGATCGCCGTCGGCATCGGCGCCGTGATCGTCGCGGCGCTGTTCCTCATCGACGCCTTCCTCCCGACCCTCTTCCCCGCCTCGCTGCCGACCCGGGCACAGGACGGTCTGACGCTCGCCCTCAGCGTGCTCATCGAGGCGCTGCCGTTCGTCGTGCTCGGCGTGCTGCTGTCGATCGTCGTTCAGGTCTGGCTCCCGGCGGACGTCATCCACCGCTGGCTCCCGCGACGGGCGTGGGCTCGCCGGGCCGTGCTCTCCCTGCTCGGCATGCTCATCCCGGTCTGCGAGTGCGGAAACGTCCCGTTCGCCCGCGGGCTCATGATGCGCGGACTCGCCCCCGCGGAGGCGCTGACCTTCCTCATCGCGGCGCCGATCGTCAACCCGATCGTGATCCTCACGACGCACGCCGCGTTCGGCTGGGACGGCGGCATCCTCGTCGCGCGTCTCGTCGGCGGCTACCTCATCGCGAACCTCATCGGGTGGATCTACAGCCGCCACCCCTCGCCGGAGTCGCTGCTCACACAGCGCTTCGTCGACACGTGCGAGCGCGTCACGCACGAACCGGGGACCCCCGTGCGCCGCAGTCTCACGCAGTTCCTCGTGGAGCTGCGGGCCGTGATGCCGGCGCTCGTGATCGGCTCCGCGCTCGCCGGGGCCGTGCAGGTGCTCATCCCGCGCGACGTCCTGCTCACGATCGGCGCCAACCCCGTGCTGTCCATCGTCGCGATGATGCTGCTCGCGATCGTCGTGGCGATCTGCTCCAACGTCGACGCCTTCTTCGCGCTGTCGTTCGCGTCCACCTTCTCCTCGGGGGCGCTGGTCGCGTTCCTCCTCGTGGGGCCTCTCGTCGACATCAAGATGCTCGCGCTGATGCGCACGACCTTCACCACCAGGACGCTCGTCGGCATCACCGCCGTCGTGCTCGCGTCGGCCTTCGCGATCGGGATCGGGGTGAACGTCCTTGCCTGA
- a CDS encoding TIGR03943 family putative permease subunit, translating into MPELSARSRALATRWLGIGLASVVAVVTLGLAVTDRLSLYISPESVWFASAAAVVTLAGAIWSCTLPLGAEEDHGHDHGPAASRSAEPEASSSDETAHSSGPSRRRLAGAGALAGGVVATGVVVSALVLPPASLSVELAMSRAGEESALFAGADTVALGVADTSSFGVGDWASVFAAATNTTAYDGAAVTLQGFVTPGEGDDVNLTRLVITHCVIDAQTAALPVSVDADAYKTGQWVEVTGTVRADEDGSLHIEPTDVVAIDEPKDPYEY; encoded by the coding sequence TTGCCTGAGCTCTCCGCCCGCTCCCGCGCCCTCGCCACCCGGTGGCTGGGGATCGGTCTCGCCTCGGTCGTCGCCGTCGTCACCCTCGGCCTCGCGGTGACCGACCGCCTCAGCCTCTACATCAGCCCGGAGTCGGTGTGGTTCGCATCCGCCGCCGCCGTCGTGACGCTCGCCGGGGCCATCTGGTCGTGCACACTGCCGCTGGGTGCCGAGGAGGACCACGGGCACGACCATGGCCCCGCGGCCTCGCGCTCCGCCGAGCCGGAGGCGTCCTCGTCCGACGAGACCGCGCACTCCTCCGGGCCGTCTCGCCGGCGTCTCGCGGGAGCCGGTGCGCTGGCCGGCGGTGTGGTCGCGACCGGCGTCGTCGTCTCCGCGCTCGTCCTGCCTCCCGCCTCGCTCTCGGTGGAACTCGCGATGTCCCGAGCCGGGGAGGAGAGCGCGCTGTTCGCCGGCGCCGACACCGTCGCCCTCGGGGTCGCGGACACGTCGTCGTTCGGTGTGGGTGACTGGGCGAGCGTCTTCGCCGCCGCAACCAACACCACGGCGTACGACGGAGCCGCCGTCACGCTGCAGGGCTTCGTCACGCCCGGCGAGGGGGACGACGTCAACCTCACACGCCTCGTGATCACCCATTGCGTCATCGACGCCCAGACGGCGGCGCTGCCGGTGAGTGTGGATGCCGACGCGTACAAGACGGGTCAGTGGGTCGAGGTCACCGGGACGGTGCGGGCGGACGAAGACGGCTCCCTGCACATCGAGCCGACCGACGTCGTGGCGATCGACGAGCCGAAGGACCCGTATGAGTACTGA
- a CDS encoding DNA-3-methyladenine glycosylase translates to MTEPVTLRRATRDDVMRSAVEVAPTLLGAELRIVVIEDGIPVEVRVRITEVEAYHGQGTGAVADPGSHARMGRTARNATMWGEPGHLYVYLSHGIHSCVNVACGPEGQGDGVLLRAGEIVSGVEAAARRRRAVPPLGRTALRDLARGPGRLGQAAGLRHSLHDGLDAITGEEQNGARAELWLGSPMADVAQGPRVGVAGIAGTDAFPWRFWIPGDPTVSAFRWGRGAADASNRANGGFSA, encoded by the coding sequence GTGACGGAGCCCGTGACGCTGCGGCGCGCGACCCGCGACGACGTGATGCGCTCCGCCGTCGAGGTGGCGCCGACCCTCCTCGGCGCGGAGCTGCGGATCGTGGTCATCGAGGACGGCATCCCGGTCGAGGTGCGCGTGCGCATCACCGAGGTCGAGGCGTATCACGGGCAGGGCACGGGGGCGGTGGCCGACCCGGGGTCTCACGCCCGCATGGGGCGCACCGCCCGGAACGCGACCATGTGGGGCGAGCCCGGGCATCTGTACGTGTACCTGAGCCACGGCATCCATTCCTGCGTCAACGTGGCCTGCGGCCCTGAGGGGCAGGGCGACGGGGTGCTGCTGCGTGCCGGGGAGATCGTGTCCGGCGTGGAGGCAGCGGCCCGGCGACGACGTGCGGTCCCGCCGCTCGGCCGCACCGCTCTCCGGGACCTCGCGCGCGGACCAGGGCGTCTCGGACAGGCCGCGGGGCTGCGGCACTCCCTGCACGATGGCCTGGACGCCATCACGGGCGAGGAGCAGAACGGCGCCAGGGCGGAGTTGTGGCTCGGCTCTCCCATGGCGGACGTCGCCCAGGGTCCGCGGGTGGGGGTGGCGGGCATCGCCGGGACGGACGCCTTCCCCTGGCGCTTCTGGATCCCCGGCGACCCCACGGTCTCGGCCTTCCGGTGGGGGCGGGGCGCCGCCGACGCTTCGAATCGCGCGAATGGCGGCTTTTCGGCCTGA
- a CDS encoding TolB-like translocation protein has translation MSTDDERPESPDVPRTRAELRAAREAAERAAEEQTAAERAAAEQADAELVAEERAAVERMAAEVAAEQAAVDREAAAEREAAEREAAERAAAEREAAARAPEEPAAGIPAIPQAPEPVFTSAGPTSASRADGVVEDAAEPGWTPTTDLPADDGAPRSAPWSRRRFLVTIGAVVGVLVLVGTGLGIVSLLQGPRVTDVQVDAAQAIESSGSRVILTANQPLSAIDPEQVTVEPSVPFTVDAAGRGVGVRFTVPLDDDTTYTVTVAGVTGAGGGPTADLTTSFETPASSIFLLRRDPDGDDIIFRTDLSGENAQPVFSHPRIDDFRATSTQLVAAVEDDDQSRLLVMDRDGSDQRELALPGEGYVGAIQVSERGNLVGYSYSDRELSDTEGRASVLVTQSLSGDDEPRIVEVGDKEVSVFVWQFVPDSAAVLFIDFDGALSLVDQSTDSGVQSLGLATTIQGISRGTYTAIVERLDGSVVELDLADGSEEPLAASEPDYGTATSITPFPGGTLRHVVARDEGGLPVGQAVIRVDDSGAATPLVEVSAADSILQACASPSGQYAAVVIAPDMADNPYDGMLLPLPEKLETHLIDMKTGDEIVALTGFDASWCQTAPRF, from the coding sequence ATGAGTACTGACGACGAGCGGCCGGAGTCGCCCGACGTCCCACGCACCCGCGCCGAGCTGCGTGCTGCCAGGGAGGCCGCGGAGCGCGCTGCGGAGGAGCAGACCGCGGCGGAGCGCGCGGCAGCCGAACAGGCCGACGCGGAGCTGGTCGCAGAGGAGCGAGCGGCCGTGGAGCGCATGGCGGCGGAGGTCGCCGCCGAGCAGGCAGCCGTCGACCGGGAAGCCGCAGCGGAGCGCGAAGCGGCCGAGCGCGAAGCGGCCGAGCGTGCGGCAGCGGAGCGCGAAGCCGCCGCACGTGCTCCGGAGGAGCCGGCCGCCGGCATCCCCGCGATCCCGCAGGCGCCCGAACCGGTGTTCACCTCCGCGGGCCCGACGTCCGCTTCCCGAGCAGACGGCGTCGTCGAAGACGCGGCGGAGCCGGGCTGGACGCCCACGACCGACCTCCCCGCCGACGACGGAGCGCCGCGGAGCGCCCCGTGGTCCCGCCGCCGGTTCCTCGTCACGATCGGCGCCGTCGTCGGAGTGCTCGTGCTCGTCGGCACCGGCCTCGGAATCGTCAGCCTCCTCCAGGGCCCCCGGGTCACCGACGTGCAGGTCGACGCCGCACAGGCCATCGAGTCGTCAGGGAGCCGCGTCATCCTCACGGCGAATCAGCCGCTCTCCGCGATCGATCCCGAACAGGTCACGGTCGAACCGTCGGTGCCGTTCACGGTCGATGCCGCCGGTCGCGGCGTGGGCGTGCGGTTCACGGTGCCGCTGGACGACGACACGACCTATACGGTGACCGTCGCCGGGGTGACGGGCGCCGGAGGAGGCCCGACCGCAGACCTGACGACGTCCTTCGAGACGCCGGCGTCGTCGATCTTCCTCCTGCGCCGCGACCCGGATGGCGACGACATCATCTTCCGCACCGACCTGAGCGGCGAGAACGCGCAGCCGGTGTTCTCCCACCCCCGCATCGACGACTTCCGGGCCACGTCCACGCAGCTCGTGGCCGCTGTCGAGGACGACGACCAGTCGAGGCTCCTCGTGATGGACAGGGACGGCTCCGACCAGCGCGAGCTCGCGTTGCCCGGCGAGGGCTACGTCGGCGCGATCCAGGTGTCCGAGCGCGGCAACCTCGTCGGCTACAGCTACTCCGATCGCGAGCTCAGCGACACCGAGGGGCGTGCGAGCGTGCTCGTCACCCAGTCGCTGAGCGGCGACGACGAACCCCGCATCGTCGAGGTCGGCGACAAGGAGGTGAGCGTCTTCGTGTGGCAGTTCGTGCCCGACAGTGCGGCCGTCCTCTTCATCGACTTCGACGGCGCACTGTCCCTCGTCGACCAGTCGACCGATTCCGGTGTGCAGTCCCTCGGCCTCGCGACGACCATCCAGGGCATCTCCCGCGGCACCTACACCGCCATCGTGGAGCGGCTGGACGGGTCGGTCGTCGAGCTCGACCTCGCGGACGGATCCGAGGAGCCGCTCGCCGCGTCCGAGCCGGATTACGGCACCGCCACCTCCATCACCCCGTTCCCCGGCGGGACGCTGCGCCACGTCGTCGCCCGGGATGAGGGTGGCCTCCCGGTGGGGCAGGCCGTGATCCGCGTCGACGACTCCGGAGCCGCCACGCCGCTCGTCGAAGTGAGTGCGGCCGACTCGATCCTCCAGGCCTGCGCGTCACCGAGCGGGCAGTACGCCGCCGTGGTGATCGCGCCGGACATGGCGGACAACCCGTACGACGGCATGCTGTTGCCGCTGCCGGAGAAGCTCGAGACGCACCTCATCGACATGAAGACCGGAGACGAGATCGTCGCGCTGACCGGTTTCGATGCGTCCTGGTGCCAGACGGCGCCGCGGTTCTGA
- a CDS encoding Fur family transcriptional regulator, which produces MAQRNTWQRERVREALADARGFVSAQSLHATLRDDNTGIGLATVYRALAGLAAAGDADSLQSPEGEALYRACTTQGHHHHLICRSCGLTVEIEAKDVEQWAHRTAALHGFTEAAHVVDIFGLCTPCANKRDAERAATA; this is translated from the coding sequence ATGGCTCAACGGAACACCTGGCAGCGCGAACGCGTGCGCGAAGCGCTCGCCGACGCGCGCGGTTTCGTGAGCGCACAGAGCCTCCACGCGACGCTCCGCGACGACAACACCGGGATCGGCCTGGCCACGGTCTACCGCGCTCTCGCCGGGCTCGCGGCCGCCGGCGACGCCGACTCGCTGCAGAGCCCTGAGGGGGAGGCGCTCTATCGCGCGTGCACCACCCAGGGCCACCACCACCACCTCATCTGCCGATCCTGCGGCCTCACGGTCGAGATCGAGGCGAAGGACGTGGAGCAGTGGGCGCATCGCACGGCCGCCCTGCACGGGTTCACCGAAGCCGCCCACGTGGTCGACATCTTCGGGCTCTGCACCCCCTGCGCGAACAAGCGCGACGCGGAGAGGGCTGCGACAGCGTGA